One window of Mesotoga sp. BH458_6_3_2_1 genomic DNA carries:
- a CDS encoding NAD-dependent epimerase/dehydratase family protein, with product MNKVLVTGGSGFIGSHLCERLLKEGYFVINLDNFNNYYDPRIKWRNIQEALKNQNYALYVGDIRDTKVLDQISEEQEKIDEVVHLAAMAGVRNSLKDPVEYVSVDIGGTVNMLEFARRNEVEKFVFASSSSVYGKNSKVPFSEDDPLEGQVSPYATAKRAGELYCQTYSEIYNIPIVALRFFTVYGPRQRPEMAIHLFTRLIMEGKPIPVFGDGSTARDYTYIDDIIEGVYKAMLYDKTSFEIFNLGNSKTVKLSELIRIIEKAVRKEAIVDRKPTQLGDVEITIADIGKGNALLSYRPRTKIHKGVSFFSEWFDSF from the coding sequence GTGAATAAGGTTCTTGTGACTGGTGGTTCAGGTTTCATAGGCTCCCATCTTTGCGAAAGACTACTCAAGGAAGGATATTTCGTTATAAACCTGGATAACTTTAACAACTACTACGACCCGAGGATAAAGTGGAGAAATATCCAGGAAGCTCTTAAGAATCAGAATTATGCTCTTTATGTAGGGGATATTAGAGACACCAAAGTACTTGATCAAATATCAGAGGAGCAAGAAAAGATAGATGAAGTGGTTCATCTCGCTGCCATGGCTGGAGTCAGAAACTCGCTCAAAGACCCGGTCGAGTATGTGAGTGTTGACATAGGCGGGACAGTCAATATGCTTGAATTTGCCAGAAGAAATGAAGTTGAGAAGTTCGTCTTTGCCAGTTCATCTTCAGTATATGGCAAGAACTCAAAAGTCCCGTTCTCCGAAGATGATCCCCTCGAAGGCCAGGTATCGCCCTATGCGACAGCCAAAAGAGCAGGAGAATTATACTGTCAAACATACAGCGAGATATATAACATCCCAATAGTTGCACTGAGGTTCTTCACAGTATATGGCCCGAGGCAAAGACCGGAAATGGCCATCCATCTATTTACCAGACTGATAATGGAAGGAAAACCGATTCCTGTATTCGGAGATGGGTCGACGGCAAGAGACTATACGTACATAGATGACATCATTGAAGGGGTCTATAAAGCAATGCTCTATGACAAAACAAGCTTCGAAATCTTCAATCTCGGCAACAGCAAGACAGTAAAGCTTTCTGAGCTCATAAGAATCATAGAAAAGGCTGTCAGAAAGGAAGCCATAGTCGACAGAAAACCAACGCAACTTGGGGATGTTGAAATAACGATTGCAGATATTGGGAAGGGAAACGCTCTTTTATCTTACAGACCAAGAACGAAAATACACAAAGGGGTTTCGTTTTTCTCTGAATGGTTTGACTCTTTCTGA
- the wzy gene encoding O-antigen polysaccharide polymerase Wzy yields the protein MLPSIRINKNLSFVLCMFSGLLCGLFLLSILQMSLDSWLKAFSILTLGMLAFQIIVMKLRGMRLISLSFAFVVLSYVFHFGQIVFVGLLPEYDFQAFNIVLRLDQEYLKLASTFSLLVISLVVAGLVLVDRSPVRHLSTSKGSYNTELCKSVGWVMVITTFPVQVYLDILKASLGLEFGYLATFKTGLPGIVGDLGFLSYTGWALLILSYSAKKKTSLLIFAFVTTYLLFTMISGHRGHQLTVIIFLFLLISKSTLKLSWKRLFLLALVGFSLVSIVNAMFYFRQLDEKNVFQFLPLLFQQIQLDPISELIAEMGGTIKTPTLVIQQIPSYRGYGYGSTYFLSSISVIPNVGDLFSEINMSASFAKNIVGNALGGSYIGELYYNFSFFGIPFALLVGLFVGAVSNKLDSLISSGNFLAVGYYSSLSMYILWWPRDSFQSILRPWVWGAMIVFLLKLIIQQLQGGARNHLAKDTHPLQFAGREDQIN from the coding sequence ATGCTGCCTTCTATTAGAATAAACAAGAATCTGTCTTTTGTGCTGTGCATGTTTAGTGGTTTATTGTGTGGCCTCTTTTTACTGTCAATACTGCAAATGTCTCTAGACAGTTGGTTGAAGGCATTTTCGATTTTGACACTAGGTATGCTGGCATTCCAAATAATTGTGATGAAGTTAAGAGGCATGCGACTAATAAGTTTGAGTTTTGCTTTCGTAGTCTTGAGCTATGTTTTTCATTTTGGTCAGATTGTTTTCGTCGGCCTTCTGCCTGAATATGACTTTCAAGCTTTCAATATTGTTTTACGCCTCGATCAAGAATACTTAAAGCTAGCATCTACATTTTCTTTGTTGGTTATTAGTCTTGTTGTAGCTGGTCTTGTTCTAGTTGACAGATCTCCTGTAAGACATCTTTCAACATCTAAAGGCTCTTACAATACTGAGCTCTGCAAATCGGTTGGATGGGTCATGGTGATTACCACGTTCCCAGTGCAGGTTTATCTGGATATTTTGAAAGCCTCATTAGGATTAGAATTTGGGTATCTCGCAACATTTAAGACTGGTTTACCTGGGATAGTGGGAGATCTAGGGTTCTTATCGTATACAGGTTGGGCACTATTAATACTGAGTTACAGTGCAAAGAAGAAGACATCTCTTCTGATATTTGCTTTTGTTACGACTTACCTCTTGTTCACGATGATCTCTGGTCATAGAGGTCATCAGCTTACAGTAATAATATTCCTGTTTTTGTTAATTAGTAAATCGACTTTGAAGTTATCCTGGAAGAGGCTATTTCTGCTTGCGTTAGTTGGGTTTTCCCTTGTTTCTATCGTGAATGCCATGTTCTATTTTAGACAGCTAGACGAAAAAAATGTATTTCAATTCCTTCCGTTGCTATTTCAGCAAATCCAACTTGATCCTATAAGTGAGCTTATAGCAGAGATGGGAGGAACAATCAAAACTCCGACACTTGTGATTCAACAGATACCTAGTTATAGGGGATATGGATATGGATCAACGTACTTTTTGAGTTCAATTTCGGTAATTCCTAATGTAGGGGATTTGTTCTCCGAGATCAATATGTCTGCAAGCTTTGCCAAGAATATTGTTGGGAATGCTTTAGGAGGATCATACATTGGTGAGCTTTATTATAATTTCTCTTTTTTTGGGATTCCCTTTGCATTGCTTGTAGGTTTATTTGTCGGCGCTGTATCCAACAAACTAGATTCTCTTATTAGTAGCGGGAATTTCCTTGCTGTTGGTTATTACTCGTCCTTGTCGATGTACATTCTATGGTGGCCGCGAGATTCTTTTCAGTCGATCTTGCGACCATGGGTTTGGGGAGCGATGATAGTGTTCTTACTAAAGCTGATAATACAACAACTACAAGGTGGTGCAAGAAACCACTTGGCGAAAGACACACACCCCTTACAGTTTGCTGGCAGAGAAGATCAAATCAACTAA
- a CDS encoding glycosyltransferase family 1 protein: MIRVLHVLKGMNRGGIENFLMNVYRSIDRNAVQFDFLVHQVEKGVFDEEIVLLGGKIFRVPGRREGVLKNKKNLHNFFFEHREYGVVHQHVSSLSYIEPLKLAEKNQVKTRILHCHSTMQGGSFVHRYLHSHNKEVFLKYVTHTFTCSHDAARWVFGEQRVLEAAYKVLRYGIETSKFTFSSEARYNIRKSLGIEKNLVIGHLGRFTYPKNHLYLIEVFQLIHKRREDAVLLLIGDGELRKEIERRVVELGLKRNVIFAGSVPDPAPYLSSMDVFVFPSHYEGFPISMIEAQASGLPCVVSNEVTSEARITENVYYLSLDSPTQVWCDLIEKVSSVIERRSAYARFVKEAGFDVQHTSKWLEEFYLHES, translated from the coding sequence TTGATTAGAGTTCTTCATGTTTTGAAGGGGATGAATCGGGGCGGTATAGAGAACTTCCTTATGAATGTATATCGTTCAATTGATAGAAATGCGGTTCAGTTTGACTTCCTAGTTCATCAAGTCGAGAAAGGCGTTTTTGATGAAGAGATAGTTTTGCTTGGTGGAAAGATTTTTAGAGTGCCTGGCCGAAGAGAAGGCGTTCTAAAGAACAAGAAGAATCTGCATAATTTTTTCTTTGAGCATAGGGAGTATGGAGTGGTCCATCAACATGTAAGTTCGCTTTCTTACATAGAACCACTTAAACTTGCAGAAAAAAACCAAGTAAAAACAAGGATTTTGCATTGTCATAGTACTATGCAAGGAGGTTCTTTTGTGCACAGATATTTGCATAGTCATAACAAAGAGGTATTTCTGAAATATGTAACACACACTTTTACTTGCTCTCACGATGCGGCAAGATGGGTCTTCGGAGAACAGAGAGTTCTTGAAGCCGCTTACAAAGTTCTAAGATATGGGATAGAAACCAGCAAATTTACGTTTAGTTCAGAAGCTCGTTACAATATCCGCAAGTCTTTGGGCATTGAAAAAAATCTCGTGATTGGTCATCTTGGTCGATTCACTTATCCAAAGAACCATTTGTACCTAATCGAAGTTTTCCAGTTGATTCATAAAAGACGCGAAGATGCTGTTCTCCTATTAATTGGAGATGGTGAATTGCGTAAGGAAATCGAGCGAAGAGTTGTAGAACTTGGACTCAAGCGTAATGTTATATTTGCTGGAAGCGTTCCAGATCCTGCTCCTTACCTGTCATCAATGGACGTATTTGTTTTTCCTTCACATTACGAAGGGTTTCCTATAAGTATGATTGAGGCCCAGGCATCAGGTCTCCCTTGTGTAGTATCAAACGAAGTTACTTCGGAAGCCAGAATTACTGAGAACGTCTATTATCTTAGTCTAGATAGTCCTACTCAAGTGTGGTGTGACCTAATAGAGAAGGTTTCATCAGTTATAGAAAGGAGAAGTGCCTATGCTCGATTTGTAAAGGAGGCAGGATTTGACGTTCAGCATACGTCTAAGTGGTTGGAAGAATTCTATTTGCACGAATCATAG